One genomic window of Hymenobacter sp. J193 includes the following:
- a CDS encoding CD225/dispanin family protein yields the protein MEQTYNSTMNTPPAGGPPPKNWLVESILVTIFCCLPFGIVGIINAANVNSSIARGDYAGALDASQKAGKWTKIGFFVGLGGIVLYILFMFVFGGLAMMNAASQ from the coding sequence ATGGAGCAGACCTACAATTCCACCATGAATACTCCGCCCGCGGGCGGCCCGCCACCCAAAAACTGGCTGGTAGAATCTATCCTGGTCACCATCTTCTGCTGCCTTCCCTTCGGGATTGTAGGCATCATCAACGCCGCCAATGTAAACTCCAGCATAGCCCGGGGTGACTACGCCGGGGCACTGGACGCTTCCCAGAAAGCCGGCAAATGGACGAAAATCGGGTTTTTCGTTGGCCTGGGAGGCATTGTACTGTACATCCTTTTCATGTTCGTGTTCGGTGGCCTGGCTATGATGAACGCCGCCTCCCAATAA
- a CDS encoding S41 family peptidase — protein sequence MAGLFTRLTHVVFPGPAKPASAAFGRWRQPLLLGATLVCGVLLGAGRFQASRQNPEGTLRGYLRFKEVLSHVDEEYVDSVDVEALSDYAIARMLERLDPHSTFIPAREREQSAAFLQSDYDGIGVEFNLFRDTVTVIAPLGGGPAEQAGLQPGDRILAVNNQPVSGRHITMTQMFGKLRGPAGSRVQLQVLRRPGSKPLLLSVPRQRIPNTSVEAAYLLSETTGYIKISRFASGTYDEFKQALGDLNRQGMTKLVLDLRGNPGGYLDRATKLADEFIAGTRKLVYTEGKDDQFDTQTFSRVNGEFEEGQLVVLIDEGSASAAEVVAGALQDHDRALLVGRRTFGKGLVQQPVVLNDGSELRLTIARYYTPSGRCIQKSYAEGAAAYSQELRNRQRQGELQHADSIHVDDALRYRTAHGRVVYGGGGISPDVFVARDQATLSPYYARLQSQNLVREYALQFFQSHKAELEALRFEQFQESFQISPAQLAELADRAEQDGIALDETALRQCAPLLSNQLKAHIARSAYGKTAYYQVLNSRDAELQAALKAVADGRALLAQDLSGN from the coding sequence ATGGCAGGACTTTTTACTCGTTTAACTCACGTAGTTTTTCCTGGGCCTGCAAAACCGGCATCGGCTGCTTTCGGGCGGTGGCGGCAGCCGCTGCTGCTGGGTGCCACGCTGGTGTGTGGGGTGCTGCTGGGGGCCGGGCGGTTTCAGGCTTCCCGCCAGAACCCTGAGGGCACGCTCCGGGGCTACCTGCGCTTCAAGGAGGTGCTCAGCCACGTAGACGAGGAGTACGTGGACTCCGTGGACGTAGAGGCGCTGTCGGACTACGCCATTGCGCGCATGCTGGAGCGCCTCGATCCGCACTCCACCTTTATTCCGGCCCGGGAGCGGGAGCAGTCTGCCGCCTTTCTGCAGAGCGACTACGACGGTATCGGGGTAGAGTTCAACCTGTTTCGCGACACCGTGACGGTAATAGCGCCCCTGGGTGGCGGCCCCGCCGAGCAGGCCGGCCTGCAGCCCGGCGACCGTATCCTGGCCGTCAACAACCAGCCGGTTTCGGGGCGCCACATTACCATGACGCAGATGTTTGGCAAGCTGCGCGGCCCAGCCGGCAGCCGGGTGCAGCTGCAGGTGCTGCGACGGCCGGGCAGCAAGCCGCTGCTGCTGAGTGTGCCCCGCCAGCGCATTCCCAACACCTCGGTGGAAGCGGCGTACCTGCTGAGCGAAACCACCGGCTACATCAAAATCAGCCGCTTTGCCAGCGGCACCTACGACGAGTTCAAGCAAGCCCTCGGCGACCTGAACCGCCAGGGCATGACCAAGCTGGTGCTGGACCTGCGCGGCAACCCCGGCGGCTACCTTGACCGGGCCACCAAGCTCGCCGACGAGTTTATAGCTGGTACCCGCAAGCTGGTGTACACCGAGGGCAAGGACGACCAGTTTGATACCCAGACGTTTTCGCGGGTGAACGGCGAGTTTGAGGAAGGCCAGCTGGTGGTGCTCATTGATGAAGGCAGCGCCTCGGCGGCCGAAGTGGTTGCCGGTGCCCTACAGGACCACGACCGGGCTCTGTTGGTGGGCCGCCGCACCTTTGGCAAAGGCCTGGTGCAGCAGCCCGTGGTGCTCAACGACGGCTCGGAACTGCGGCTGACCATTGCGCGCTACTACACGCCCTCGGGCCGCTGCATACAGAAGTCGTACGCCGAGGGCGCGGCGGCCTACTCCCAGGAGCTGCGCAACCGCCAGCGCCAGGGCGAGCTGCAGCACGCCGACAGCATCCACGTGGATGACGCCCTGCGCTACCGCACTGCCCACGGCCGCGTGGTGTACGGCGGCGGCGGCATTTCCCCCGACGTATTTGTGGCCCGTGACCAGGCCACGCTGTCCCCGTACTACGCCCGGCTGCAAAGCCAGAATCTGGTGCGCGAGTACGCCCTGCAGTTCTTTCAAAGCCACAAGGCCGAGCTGGAGGCCCTCCGCTTCGAGCAATTTCAGGAGTCGTTTCAGATCAGCCCGGCGCAGCTGGCCGAGCTTGCCGACCGGGCCGAGCAGGATGGTATTGCGCTGGACGAAACAGCCCTGCGACAGTGCGCCCCGCTACTGAGCAACCAGCTGAAAGCCCACATTGCCCGCAGCGCCTACGGCAAAACTGCCTACTACCAGGTGCTCAATAGCCGCGACGCCGAGCTGCAGGCGGCCCTGAAAGCCGTAGCCGATGGCCGCGCCCTCCTGGCCCAGGATCTGTCGGGAAACTAG
- a CDS encoding LytTR family DNA-binding domain-containing protein — protein sequence MIRCIAVDDEAYAGRLLAAYIEKIPFLTLAGLTTNPIEALQWVQEGRADLVFLDIQMPELTGLQFLKICGHRCKVILTTAYPEYALEGYEHDVVDYLLKPVSFDRFLRAVQKAQALLAPATPAPPVASPAAPAPAGGYLFVKGDSKNKFMRVSHADILYAEALGNYLALHTANQRLVTYQTLKELADQLPQPAFLRIHKSYLVAVDKISMIDGNILYIGQQELPIGETYRESLYRLVRE from the coding sequence ATGATTCGTTGTATTGCCGTTGATGATGAAGCCTACGCGGGCCGCCTGCTGGCCGCCTACATCGAGAAAATTCCGTTTCTGACCTTGGCCGGGCTGACTACCAACCCCATCGAAGCGCTGCAGTGGGTGCAGGAAGGCCGGGCCGATCTGGTGTTTCTTGATATTCAGATGCCGGAGCTGACGGGCCTGCAGTTTCTAAAAATCTGCGGGCACCGCTGCAAGGTCATTCTCACCACGGCCTACCCCGAGTACGCGCTGGAAGGCTACGAGCACGATGTGGTGGACTACCTGCTGAAGCCCGTTTCCTTCGACCGGTTTTTGCGGGCCGTGCAGAAAGCCCAGGCTCTGCTGGCGCCGGCCACGCCAGCGCCGCCGGTCGCTTCCCCCGCGGCTCCCGCCCCGGCAGGCGGCTACCTGTTTGTGAAAGGCGACAGCAAAAACAAGTTCATGCGCGTCAGCCACGCCGATATTCTGTATGCCGAGGCGCTGGGCAACTACCTGGCCCTGCACACGGCCAACCAGCGACTGGTTACCTATCAAACCCTGAAGGAGCTGGCCGACCAGCTGCCCCAGCCCGCTTTTCTGCGCATTCATAAGTCGTACCTGGTGGCCGTGGATAAGATCAGTATGATTGATGGCAACATTTTGTATATCGGGCAGCAGGAGCTGCCCATCGGCGAAACGTACCGGGAAAGCCTTTACCGCCTGGTGCGGGAGTAG
- the def gene encoding peptide deformylase gives MIYPIVAFGDPVLKARAKDIPADFSAEELKKLIGDMYDTMYYAHGVGLAAPQIGRSVRLFVIDSAPMVDDEDEETGEPRPGAEAGIKRAFLNPKMVNETGEEWGFEEGCLSIPGVREMVYRHPTIVLRYEDESRQVHEETFTGMTARVIQHEYDHLEGVLFTDYVSGLKKQLLKGKLARISKGDVKADYRMKFAGQGGR, from the coding sequence ATGATTTACCCTATTGTAGCCTTTGGCGACCCGGTACTGAAAGCCCGCGCCAAGGATATTCCCGCTGACTTTTCAGCTGAAGAGCTGAAAAAGCTCATTGGCGACATGTACGACACCATGTACTACGCCCACGGCGTAGGCCTGGCCGCCCCCCAGATTGGCCGGAGCGTGCGCCTGTTCGTTATCGACTCGGCCCCCATGGTGGATGACGAGGACGAGGAAACCGGCGAGCCACGGCCAGGGGCCGAAGCCGGCATCAAGCGCGCCTTCCTCAACCCGAAGATGGTAAACGAAACCGGCGAGGAATGGGGCTTTGAGGAAGGCTGCCTGAGCATTCCGGGCGTGCGCGAAATGGTGTACCGCCACCCCACCATTGTGCTGCGCTACGAGGATGAAAGCCGCCAGGTGCACGAGGAAACCTTCACGGGCATGACGGCCCGCGTGATTCAGCACGAGTACGACCACCTCGAAGGCGTGCTGTTCACCGACTACGTATCGGGGCTGAAAAAGCAGCTGCTGAAGGGCAAGCTCGCCCGCATCAGCAAAGGCGACGTGAAGGCCGACTACCGGATGAAGTTTGCCGGCCAGGGCGGGCGGTAG
- a CDS encoding patatin-like phospholipase family protein produces the protein MPQKLYSWLSGLLVLLSISTTHAQKVGLVLSGGGAKGLAHVGVLKVLEKNRIPIDYIVGTSMGAIVGAMYAAGYSPDEIEKIVLSQAFQDWVANRPLNGKVYNYFETDDNPAALHLGLAIDSKFKTRITPRLINDATLNYQLATMLAPAGAISDYDFDRLLVPYRAVASEVFTRKRVVQRSGSLADAVRNSMAFPLAFRPIRQADGRYLFDGAVVDNFPTGVMKEEFKPDIMIGVNVGDVAYKQYPKDKDDQLLTGTLVFLGSNVADTLSVGPNGIFIQPDLEGYGAGDFNRAKKLVNLGETAAEAKLALMLRRIPRREDTLALQQRRRAFQERAPRPDFKQVNVQGLPTEQQAFVRRFFRRTGTSYTPSDIEEGYFTLVDNDFFSNVYPRVMYDKQKQGYVLSVDARQANNLTADLGVLLSTRSMSNFYLGGSFRYLNRYLYTVQANATVGRFYNGVHAAFRVSVPGRFPLYIQPQLTFNNFNYQDTGGLLGTNTETTQIQQRDLITNVQIGISPNYRSRYILTAGAFTNRDRFANTDSLNSQDNLDQSSLSGFTAALRFERNSQNRRQYATLGRRVEFGFRAVSGVENYDPGSTALELEGRKKNHQWLRASAFIEQFFSLNKVDSVGVRTKSWGFTTDLVATTQGRFATYRSSLTASPAFLPLPDSRTLFLDRYRGTAYAAGGLHYVQALFGPVEWRTSVYAHVLVRPWGRDPNNTLLAKRENTVSRPYLTAMTGLTYQTPVGPASLQFITYDEREHRFGVFAHIGYVLFRDRSLD, from the coding sequence ATGCCACAAAAACTCTACTCCTGGCTGAGCGGCTTGCTCGTGCTGCTCAGCATTTCTACCACCCACGCGCAGAAAGTGGGCCTGGTGCTCAGCGGCGGCGGGGCCAAAGGGCTGGCCCACGTGGGCGTGCTGAAGGTGCTGGAGAAAAACCGCATCCCCATCGACTACATTGTGGGCACCAGCATGGGCGCTATTGTAGGCGCTATGTACGCTGCCGGCTACTCCCCCGACGAAATTGAGAAGATCGTGCTCAGCCAGGCGTTTCAGGACTGGGTGGCCAACCGCCCCCTCAACGGCAAGGTGTACAACTACTTTGAAACCGACGACAACCCCGCCGCCCTGCACCTGGGTCTGGCCATCGACAGCAAGTTCAAGACGCGCATCACGCCGCGCCTGATCAACGACGCCACCCTCAACTACCAGCTGGCCACCATGCTGGCTCCCGCCGGCGCCATCTCCGACTACGACTTCGACCGGCTGCTGGTGCCCTACCGGGCCGTGGCTTCCGAGGTATTCACGCGCAAGCGCGTGGTGCAACGCAGCGGGTCCCTGGCCGATGCCGTGCGCAACTCCATGGCTTTTCCACTGGCGTTCCGCCCCATCCGGCAGGCCGATGGCCGCTACCTTTTCGACGGGGCCGTGGTAGATAACTTTCCCACGGGCGTGATGAAGGAAGAGTTCAAGCCCGATATTATGATTGGGGTGAACGTGGGCGACGTGGCCTACAAGCAGTACCCCAAGGATAAGGATGACCAGCTGCTGACCGGCACGCTCGTTTTCCTGGGCTCCAACGTGGCCGATACGCTGTCGGTAGGGCCCAACGGTATCTTCATTCAGCCTGACTTGGAAGGCTACGGCGCCGGCGACTTCAACCGCGCCAAGAAGCTGGTGAACCTGGGCGAAACTGCTGCCGAGGCCAAGCTGGCGTTGATGCTGCGCCGCATTCCGCGCCGCGAGGATACGCTGGCTTTGCAGCAGCGCCGCCGGGCTTTCCAGGAGCGCGCGCCCCGCCCCGATTTCAAGCAGGTGAACGTGCAGGGCCTGCCCACAGAGCAGCAGGCCTTTGTGCGGCGCTTTTTCCGGCGCACCGGCACCAGCTACACGCCCTCTGATATCGAGGAAGGCTATTTCACGCTGGTAGACAACGACTTCTTCTCCAACGTGTACCCGCGGGTGATGTATGATAAGCAGAAGCAGGGATACGTACTGAGCGTGGATGCCCGCCAGGCCAACAACCTCACCGCCGACCTGGGCGTGCTGCTGTCTACGCGCTCCATGAGCAACTTTTACCTGGGCGGCTCCTTCCGCTACCTCAACCGCTACCTCTACACCGTGCAGGCCAACGCCACCGTGGGCCGTTTCTACAATGGGGTGCATGCGGCATTCCGCGTCAGTGTGCCGGGCCGGTTTCCGCTTTACATCCAGCCCCAGCTTACGTTCAACAACTTCAACTATCAGGACACCGGGGGCCTGCTGGGGACCAACACCGAAACCACCCAGATTCAGCAGCGCGACCTGATAACCAACGTGCAGATTGGCATCAGCCCCAACTACCGCAGCCGCTACATCCTCACGGCCGGGGCCTTTACCAACCGTGACCGATTTGCCAATACCGATTCGCTGAACAGCCAGGACAACCTCGACCAAAGTAGCCTCAGCGGTTTCACGGCAGCGCTGCGTTTCGAGCGCAACTCCCAGAACCGGCGCCAGTATGCTACCCTGGGCCGCCGCGTGGAGTTTGGCTTCCGGGCCGTGTCGGGGGTAGAGAACTACGACCCCGGCAGCACGGCCCTTGAGCTGGAGGGCCGCAAGAAAAACCACCAGTGGCTCCGGGCCAGCGCGTTTATCGAGCAGTTTTTCTCGCTGAATAAGGTTGACAGTGTAGGAGTGCGCACGAAATCCTGGGGCTTCACCACCGACTTAGTGGCTACTACGCAGGGAAGGTTTGCCACCTACCGTTCCTCGCTCACCGCCTCCCCCGCTTTCCTGCCCCTGCCCGACTCCCGCACCCTGTTCCTGGACCGCTACCGGGGCACAGCCTATGCTGCCGGCGGGCTGCACTACGTGCAGGCGCTGTTTGGGCCCGTGGAGTGGCGTACTTCCGTATACGCGCACGTGCTGGTGCGTCCCTGGGGCCGCGACCCCAACAACACTTTGCTCGCCAAACGCGAGAATACCGTTTCTCGGCCCTACCTCACGGCCATGACGGGGCTTACCTACCAGACGCCCGTAGGGCCGGCGTCGCTGCAGTTCATCACCTACGATGAGCGGGAGCACCGCTTCGGCGTGTTTGCCCACATCGGCTACGTGCTATTCCGCGACCGGTCTCTGGATTAG
- a CDS encoding DUF2752 domain-containing protein, with amino-acid sequence MPLVSVSRASVLGLGILAGLTLALLYFRLDPAHYPFPRCPINWLTGWHCPGCGTQRALHALLRGQLARAAGLNLLAVACVPLLLLGGLLEVGAFLRPQNRRLSWLYQPWLGWTVVGSTLLFTALRNTPTTLGVWLAP; translated from the coding sequence GTGCCATTAGTTTCCGTCAGCAGGGCCAGCGTACTGGGCCTCGGCATACTCGCCGGGCTTACGCTGGCCCTGTTGTATTTCCGCCTCGACCCGGCCCACTACCCTTTTCCCCGCTGCCCGATCAACTGGCTGACCGGCTGGCACTGCCCGGGCTGCGGCACGCAGCGGGCCTTGCACGCTTTGCTGCGCGGGCAGCTGGCGCGGGCCGCCGGCCTCAACCTGCTGGCCGTAGCGTGCGTGCCGCTGCTGCTGCTGGGTGGCCTGCTCGAAGTCGGGGCCTTTCTGCGGCCGCAAAACCGGCGTCTTTCCTGGCTTTACCAACCCTGGCTGGGCTGGACGGTAGTTGGCAGCACCCTGCTATTTACGGCCCTGCGAAACACGCCCACCACACTGGGAGTTTGGCTGGCGCCTTAG
- a CDS encoding sensor histidine kinase, translated as MNRQTLLFHLLGWGLLIAYDAVGIVSGHPANLGPLLLLQFTFRLSMMSVFYYCFLLIYPRFVRKNRIPQLLLGILLAPVVFTTTRYALEQVLMPLLFGFSNYTGEVRLLAYLRDNLTQGLPMVMVAAAAWGVKDAFEREKQRETQLLLQEKTQAELAFLKTQINPHFLYNTLNYLYAEAYLVSEPLAEAVLRLSDLMRYMLHDSPDGHAELRREVDYLENYLALHRLRFEKKFYVDFRQQGLINGQRVPSLLLVPFVENALKHGIVHLAECPVEIELSLPSPTQLRFSVRNRISHHQKDSTTGIGLTNVRRRLELLYPGRHQLHVHTDGTTYATELQLTLA; from the coding sequence ATGAACCGCCAAACACTGCTTTTTCATCTGCTGGGCTGGGGGCTGCTTATCGCCTATGATGCCGTGGGCATCGTGAGCGGACACCCCGCCAACCTGGGGCCGCTGCTGTTGCTGCAGTTTACGTTCCGGCTCAGCATGATGAGCGTGTTTTACTACTGCTTTCTGCTGATATACCCGCGCTTTGTGCGCAAAAACCGGATTCCGCAGCTGCTGCTGGGCATTCTGCTGGCGCCCGTCGTTTTCACGACCACGCGCTATGCGCTGGAGCAGGTGCTGATGCCGCTGCTGTTTGGGTTCAGCAACTATACCGGCGAGGTACGCCTGCTGGCTTATCTGCGCGACAACCTGACCCAGGGCCTGCCCATGGTGATGGTGGCCGCGGCCGCCTGGGGCGTGAAGGACGCCTTTGAGCGCGAAAAGCAGCGTGAAACCCAACTCCTGCTGCAGGAAAAAACCCAGGCAGAGCTGGCCTTCCTGAAAACGCAGATCAACCCCCACTTTCTTTACAACACCCTCAACTACCTCTACGCCGAAGCCTACCTCGTCTCGGAGCCGCTGGCCGAGGCAGTGCTGCGCCTTTCCGACCTGATGCGCTACATGCTGCACGACAGCCCCGACGGCCATGCGGAGCTGCGCCGGGAAGTGGACTACCTGGAAAACTACCTGGCGCTGCACCGTCTCCGGTTCGAAAAGAAGTTTTATGTTGACTTCCGGCAGCAGGGCCTCATCAACGGGCAGCGGGTGCCTTCGCTGCTGCTGGTTCCCTTCGTCGAAAATGCCCTCAAGCACGGCATCGTGCACCTAGCCGAGTGCCCCGTCGAAATCGAGCTGAGCTTGCCTTCGCCCACCCAGCTGCGCTTTTCGGTGCGCAACCGCATCAGCCACCACCAGAAAGACAGTACCACCGGCATCGGGCTGACCAACGTGCGCCGGCGGCTGGAGCTGCTTTATCCCGGCCGTCACCAGCTGCACGTGCATACCGACGGCACCACGTACGCCACCGAGCTGCAGCTTACCCTGGCCTGA
- a CDS encoding zinc dependent phospholipase C family protein translates to MTRVAAAFLVVVLTLWPQRPQAWGFFGHRTINRLAVYTLPPELLGFYKSNIDYLTENATRPDSRRSVVPEEAPRHYIDLDVYGDSAAYKLPRNYADAVARYSLDTLQRHGIVPWHVVVMKNRLTEAFRSRNADRILSVSADLGHYVADACVPLHTTHNYNGQLTGQRGIHGLWESRLPELLASGYDFFTGPAPYIERPTAAIWATVTRSSNAVDSVLRFEKELTTKFPDDKKYTFEQRGNATVRTYSREFSREYHQRLSGQVERQMRLAVRLVGAFWYTAWVDAGQPDLRNMPRTVSAEEQQRLARETEQLQQAPVTNAPGHAD, encoded by the coding sequence ATGACCCGTGTAGCGGCTGCTTTTCTCGTCGTTGTCTTGACGCTCTGGCCCCAGCGGCCGCAGGCCTGGGGTTTTTTCGGGCACCGCACCATCAACCGGCTGGCCGTGTACACGCTGCCGCCCGAGCTGCTGGGCTTCTATAAGAGCAACATCGACTACCTCACCGAAAACGCCACCCGCCCCGACTCGCGCCGCTCCGTAGTACCCGAGGAGGCCCCGCGCCACTACATCGACCTGGACGTGTATGGCGACAGCGCCGCTTACAAGCTGCCACGCAACTACGCCGACGCCGTGGCCCGCTACAGCCTCGATACGCTCCAGCGCCACGGCATTGTGCCCTGGCACGTGGTGGTGATGAAAAATCGCCTGACCGAAGCCTTCCGCAGCCGCAACGCCGACCGGATTCTGAGCGTGTCGGCCGACCTGGGGCACTACGTGGCCGATGCCTGCGTGCCCCTGCACACCACCCATAACTACAACGGGCAGCTCACGGGGCAGCGCGGCATTCATGGGCTTTGGGAAAGCCGCCTGCCGGAGCTGCTGGCCTCGGGCTACGACTTTTTCACGGGTCCGGCCCCCTATATCGAACGGCCCACGGCTGCTATCTGGGCCACCGTCACGCGCTCCAGCAACGCCGTCGACTCTGTGCTGCGCTTTGAGAAGGAGCTGACGACCAAATTCCCGGACGACAAGAAATACACCTTTGAGCAGCGAGGCAATGCCACCGTGCGCACCTACTCCCGCGAGTTCAGCCGCGAGTACCACCAGCGCCTCAGCGGGCAGGTAGAGCGGCAGATGCGCCTGGCCGTGCGGCTGGTGGGCGCGTTCTGGTACACCGCCTGGGTGGATGCCGGCCAGCCCGACCTGCGCAACATGCCCCGCACCGTCTCGGCCGAGGAGCAGCAGCGCCTGGCCCGCGAAACCGAGCAGCTCCAGCAGGCTCCGGTTACCAACGCCCCCGGCCACGCGGACTAA
- a CDS encoding DMT family protein, with amino-acid sequence MKGLLTLVLLSVSNLFMTFAWYGHLQFKKLPWFSKLGLVGIVLVSWGLAFFEYVFQVPANRIGFEENGGPFSLFQLKVIQEVVSLTVFTLCAVYVFKTEKLGWNHLLGFGLLVAAVYVIFRKW; translated from the coding sequence ATGAAAGGCTTGCTTACGCTGGTGCTGCTCTCGGTTTCCAACCTGTTTATGACGTTTGCCTGGTATGGGCACCTGCAGTTTAAAAAGCTGCCGTGGTTCAGCAAGCTGGGGCTGGTGGGCATTGTACTGGTAAGCTGGGGCTTAGCCTTCTTCGAGTACGTGTTTCAGGTGCCGGCCAACCGCATCGGCTTCGAGGAAAATGGCGGCCCCTTCAGCCTGTTTCAGCTCAAAGTCATTCAGGAAGTGGTGTCCCTGACGGTGTTTACGCTGTGCGCGGTGTACGTCTTCAAAACCGAAAAGCTAGGCTGGAACCACCTGCTGGGCTTTGGGCTGCTGGTGGCCGCAGTGTATGTGATATTCCGGAAGTGGTGA
- the ruvX gene encoding Holliday junction resolvase RuvX: MGRILAIDYGHKRVGLAVTDPLQIIATPLETVHSQDLLAYVKAYHQREPLAALVVGMPRTLSNEATDATSAAVGLVRTLRRELPEVPVHEIDERFTSRMAHAAMLAGGLSKKDRRDKATVDRVSATLILQSFLNSR; encoded by the coding sequence ATGGGCCGCATTCTTGCTATTGACTATGGCCACAAACGCGTAGGGTTGGCCGTAACGGACCCGCTGCAGATCATAGCCACGCCCCTGGAAACGGTGCATAGTCAGGATTTGCTGGCCTACGTAAAGGCCTACCACCAGCGCGAGCCGCTGGCGGCGCTGGTAGTGGGTATGCCCCGCACGCTCAGCAACGAGGCCACGGATGCCACCAGCGCGGCCGTGGGCCTGGTGCGCACGCTCCGCCGCGAATTGCCGGAAGTGCCCGTGCACGAAATCGACGAGCGGTTTACGTCCCGGATGGCCCACGCGGCCATGCTGGCAGGTGGCCTCTCCAAGAAAGACCGGCGCGACAAAGCCACCGTTGATAGGGTGTCGGCCACGCTCATTTTGCAATCTTTTCTGAATTCCCGATGA
- a CDS encoding DUF5700 domain-containing putative Zn-dependent protease, which translates to MKRFTFWLLALLLLLGPHSQTASAQTVNIDAALRYWEMTDALRQDQPLTDAMWESFLAVPANNRYVKSVFGSNLADLNSYRRAIEVVYRPSLDSLRQAKLAAKKWYYVLVNDYKQREPEYRQYLTETARQPAYLDLMYRYAYEYLPQRAHTTVQNLQLAYVAIGNDAISEQAGLVFSLKSAVDWNKPKNGILEAHEMHHQLRPGLDFSFAPESDQALLWALNVVLNEGVADLIDKKAQLASPADSAEIHRWLLAGAPGVIHKLDSVLQVGARATGPLPAISYYRRLYKGSTGHLPGFYMSRIIERNGYVRPMLANVDNPMAFFQLYQKAAQKDKTHPPQFSAAAVRYLKQLEKRYVAAARASAKNASEAAH; encoded by the coding sequence ATGAAACGCTTTACCTTCTGGCTGCTCGCTTTGCTGCTTTTGCTGGGTCCGCACTCCCAGACTGCCTCCGCTCAAACCGTGAACATCGACGCGGCCCTGCGCTACTGGGAAATGACGGACGCCCTGCGGCAGGATCAGCCTCTCACCGATGCCATGTGGGAGTCGTTTCTGGCGGTGCCCGCCAACAACCGCTACGTGAAAAGCGTGTTTGGCAGCAACCTTGCTGACCTGAACAGCTACCGTCGGGCCATCGAGGTGGTGTACCGACCCAGCCTCGACTCCCTGCGCCAGGCCAAGCTGGCGGCCAAGAAATGGTACTACGTGCTGGTGAACGACTACAAGCAGCGGGAACCGGAATACCGCCAGTATCTGACGGAAACTGCCCGCCAACCGGCTTACCTCGACCTGATGTACCGCTACGCCTACGAATACCTGCCTCAGCGCGCCCATACTACAGTGCAGAACCTGCAGCTGGCTTACGTGGCTATCGGCAACGACGCTATTTCCGAGCAGGCCGGGCTGGTGTTCAGCCTGAAGTCGGCCGTCGACTGGAACAAGCCCAAGAACGGTATTCTCGAAGCCCACGAAATGCACCACCAGCTGCGCCCCGGCCTCGACTTCAGCTTTGCGCCGGAGTCCGATCAGGCCTTGCTCTGGGCCCTGAACGTGGTCCTGAACGAAGGTGTAGCCGATCTGATTGACAAGAAAGCGCAGCTGGCTTCCCCGGCCGACTCCGCTGAAATCCATCGATGGCTGCTCGCCGGCGCCCCGGGCGTCATTCACAAGCTGGACTCGGTTCTGCAGGTTGGTGCCCGGGCAACTGGCCCGCTGCCGGCCATCAGCTACTACCGCCGCCTCTATAAAGGCAGCACCGGCCACCTGCCGGGCTTCTATATGTCCCGCATCATTGAGCGCAACGGCTACGTCCGCCCCATGCTGGCCAACGTCGACAACCCTATGGCTTTTTTTCAGCTCTACCAGAAAGCCGCCCAAAAAGACAAAACGCATCCTCCGCAGTTCTCCGCCGCGGCCGTTCGCTACCTGAAGCAGCTGGAGAAGCGTTACGTGGCTGCGGCCCGTGCGTCAGCTAAAAATGCGTCCGAGGCTGCTCATTAA